The Vibrio bathopelagicus genomic sequence AGGCCTAGGTCGTCAGTTGTATCCGCAACTTGATCTGTGGGCAACGGCTAAGCCTTTCCTTGAAACCTGGATGATGAACCAGGTGGGGCCGCAAGCTGTGATTAACGCAGTAAAAGAGCGTGCGCCATTCTGGGCAGAAAAACTGCCAGAGCTGCCAGAGCTACTTTATGACAGCTTGCGCCAAGGTAAAGCGATGAACCACAGAATGGATCAGCTTTATCAAGGCTATAGAGATAGTAAGCGTCAGCAAGCAACTGGAAAGTTTTTGTTTGGCGTTGGAGCAACTTTAGTCGTATGCTCCGCAATATTAGTTTCAAGCCCTTATGAGCAGCTATCTATGGGCTGTGGCATCGCAGGTGTCACATTTTGGCTGCTAAGTTGGCGAGCTTACCGTCGTTAGACAGTAGACTTCCTTAATATTTTTTATGTGTAGACAGACCCGAGGACAATGACAATGGGTGGTATCAGTATTTGGCAACTTCTAATCATTGCTGTAATTGTAATTTTGCTATTCGGAACGAAGAAGCTGCGCGGTATGGGCGGTGACTTAGGTTCAGCGGTTAAAGGCTTCAAAAAAGCAATGAGCGATGAAGATAAGCCTGCAGATAAGAAAGATGCAGACTTTGAACCAAAGAATATTGAACAGCAGAAGAAAGAAGCTAGCGCTGAAACAACTGCTGAAACAAAGAAAGACAAAGAGCAGGCGTAAATCGTGTTTGATATCGGTTTTTGGGAACTGGTATTAATATCTGTCGTTGGGTTAGTGGTTTTAGGGCCTGAGCGTTTGCCCGTTGCAATTCGCAGTATCTCCAAGTTTGTTGGGCAAGCGAAAAGCATGGCAAATAGTGTGAAAGATGAACTTTCTCATGAGCTTAAGGTTCAAGAACTGCAAGAAAACCTACGCAAGGCGGAAAAAATGGGTATGGAAGATTTATCTCCAGACCTAAAAGCGTCAGTCGATGAACTCAAGCAGGCCGCTGCTGAAGTTCAACGTCCGTATGCTAAGCCTGAGTCTGATAAGCCAAGTGAGACTAAACCTAGTGTCACGGAAACTGTTGAATCTGAAACCATTCAGGTCAACAGCGAAGCTTCAGCACCGTCAGATAAGAAAGCCGAATAGTCTCGCAAGGAGGAGTCGCCGGATACTTGAGTCGCTAGATGTTTAAGTCGATAGCTATTCAAGTGGATAGATACGTGCGGCTCCTTTTCGATCTTCCTGTTTAAGAGGTTTGACATGTCTTCGACTGAGCAGACACAGCCTTTAATTAGCCATCTTCTAGAACTGCGTAATCGCTTACTACGTGCGATTGTTGCGGTTCTGGTGGTGTTTGTTGGGCTAATTTATTTCGCTAATGATATTTATGAGTTCGTCTCTGCACCTTTGGTAGATCGCTTACCTGAAGGCGCGACGATGATCGCAACCGATGTTGCGTCGCCATTTTTCACACCTTTAAAACTGACCTTGATCGCGTCTATATTTCTCGCGGTTCCGTTTATTTTGTATCAGGTGTGGGCTTTTGTCGCTCCGGGCTTATACAAGCATGAGAAGCGCTTGATCATGCCGTTATTGGCTTCAAGCTCATTGCTGTTTTACTGTGGTGTGGCGTTCGCTTACTTCATTGTATTCCCGTTGGTGTTTGGCTTTTTTACCGCCATATCATTAGGGGGAGTAGAGTTCGCAACCGACATATCGAGTTACCTTGATTTTGTACTCGCGTTGTTCTTTGCCTTTGGTATTGCTTTTGAAGTGCCAGTCGCCATTATCTTGCTATGTTGGACGGGGGCAACGACACCAAAAGAGCTGTCAGAGAAGCGTCCTTACATTGTTGTCGGTGCGTTTATTGTCGGCATGATGCTAACGCCGCCTGATATGATCTCGCAGACACTGTTGGCGATTCCGATGTGTATCCTGTTTGAGATTGGCCTGTTCTTTGCGCGTTTCTATGTGCGCAAACCAGATGCCGATGAAGAGGAAGAAACTGAATCTTAATTCGCAAAGTGCTGTAAGAGCATAAGCGTTAGAGTCCTTCAGCAAAAAATCACATAATAAAAAAGCGGCCCAAGGCCGCTTTTTTATTATGTCTGTTTATCGAATCTTTAACTGATAGCCACAGTTCTGACATATATAGAGCTCTTTGATGCCCAAAATTTTATGCCATAGAGTTCGATGTTGACGTTGTAAGTGTTGTGAGTGGTCGCACATATCAACTACCTCCATATGCAGGTGGTTGATAGTATACAGATCGCCTTGTTATAACAAATAAATTGGCTAAAAACTCATATAATTCAATTATTAATAGTTCTATTGCAAATTAAATAGCTCTTTAGCATTCGCTGTGGTTATGCTTTCGACTTCATCGATAGTAATACCACGCAATTCGGCGATGTGTTTTGCCACCAATTCTGTATAGGCTGGTTCATTGCGTTTACCGCGATTCGGTGTTGGTGCTAAGTATGGGCAATCTGTCTCTAGAATGACGTAATTCATATCAAGGTGTGGGATCACCTTATCCATCCCTGAATTCTTAAAGGTCGATACGCCGCCTAAACCTAGGTGAAAGCCGAGTGCGTTGATCGCTTGAGCTTCCTCTAAGCTGCTACCAAAGCAGTGGAATACGCCACGTAAGCTGCCATCTTGTTCTGTACGAAGTAGGGCAAGTGTCTCTTCAATAGAATCACGCGTGTGGATCACGACAGGTAGATCGAGTTCTTTTGCCCACTGCAGTTGAGTCACGAATGCCATTTCTTGTTCTGCTTTAAAGGTTTTATCCCAGTACAGGTCGATACCGATTTCACCGACGGCAATAAAATCATGTTTATCGAACCAAGCTCGAATCGTTTTCAGGGTCTGTTCGATATTTGCATCCACATAACAAGGGTGTAAGCCCATCATTGAACGACATACCTCTGGAAACTGAGCTTCCGTCGCGAGCATTGGCTCGATAGATTCTAAATCAATGTTAGGCAATAGAATCGTATCAATACCTTTGGCAAGTGCGCGCTGCACCACTTGTTCGCGGTCTTCGTCGAATTCACTCGCGTAAATATGGGCATGGGTGTCGATCATTATTTTGTCCTGAAAGCAGTCTGTACTGAGTTGTCATGAGTATACGGCAGTGTGAGGAGAAGGTCATTTTTTGCCATTTATCCCTTTTTTTGAATGGGTTTTTCGCTTTACTGCTAGCGTCCTGAGCCATCAGTGATATGCTTTTGCCAGTATTTAGCACTTTTCATATCTAAGCATTTTGGTGTTTAGACTAGGCAAGGAGAATCTAGTGTCTGTTTCAATTCAAGGTCAATTCCCAGGTCGTCGTATGCGTCGTATGCGTAAACACGACTTTAGCCGTCGCTTAATGGCAGAAAATCAATTGTCTGTAGATGACCTAATCTACCCAATGTTTATCTTGATGGGTAAAGAGCGCCGTGAGCCTGTAGAGTCAATGCCAGGTGTTGAGCGTCTGTCTATCGACCTTATGCTTGAGGAAGCGGATTACCTGTCAAAATTGGGT encodes the following:
- the tatA gene encoding Sec-independent protein translocase subunit TatA; translation: MGGISIWQLLIIAVIVILLFGTKKLRGMGGDLGSAVKGFKKAMSDEDKPADKKDADFEPKNIEQQKKEASAETTAETKKDKEQA
- the tatB gene encoding Sec-independent protein translocase protein TatB, translated to MFDIGFWELVLISVVGLVVLGPERLPVAIRSISKFVGQAKSMANSVKDELSHELKVQELQENLRKAEKMGMEDLSPDLKASVDELKQAAAEVQRPYAKPESDKPSETKPSVTETVESETIQVNSEASAPSDKKAE
- the tatC gene encoding twin-arginine translocase subunit TatC, which gives rise to MSSTEQTQPLISHLLELRNRLLRAIVAVLVVFVGLIYFANDIYEFVSAPLVDRLPEGATMIATDVASPFFTPLKLTLIASIFLAVPFILYQVWAFVAPGLYKHEKRLIMPLLASSSLLFYCGVAFAYFIVFPLVFGFFTAISLGGVEFATDISSYLDFVLALFFAFGIAFEVPVAIILLCWTGATTPKELSEKRPYIVVGAFIVGMMLTPPDMISQTLLAIPMCILFEIGLFFARFYVRKPDADEEEETES
- a CDS encoding TatD family hydrolase, which encodes MIDTHAHIYASEFDEDREQVVQRALAKGIDTILLPNIDLESIEPMLATEAQFPEVCRSMMGLHPCYVDANIEQTLKTIRAWFDKHDFIAVGEIGIDLYWDKTFKAEQEMAFVTQLQWAKELDLPVVIHTRDSIEETLALLRTEQDGSLRGVFHCFGSSLEEAQAINALGFHLGLGGVSTFKNSGMDKVIPHLDMNYVILETDCPYLAPTPNRGKRNEPAYTELVAKHIAELRGITIDEVESITTANAKELFNLQ